One genomic window of Gracilinema caldarium DSM 7334 includes the following:
- the alr gene encoding alanine racemase has product MRATRAIIHLERLKANLAEIRKKIGPKTAICIPVKADAYGHGAVRIGIAAIKAGAKFLAVASVQEGIELREAGIVAPILLFSLPIPEELEDVVRYHITPLVPDTEFAHLVGKTAERLGEILPVHIKIDTGMGRIGCRPENILDLVEVITSYPSLHWEGTATHLSVADSLDTDDRAYTQKQLQRFSDAVDALCQHGYKPGILHAANSGAVVLHENSYFDMVRPGLLAYGYPPIPELAKTVPVQPVMELQTHVVFMKKVYPGEAISYGRKWQASQETVIGTLPIGYADGLPRRLSGKLSLSIGGRRYPLVGRICMDQCMIDLGMDSPVRRWEPVTVFGGTEADPTAAELSELLGTIPYEITCGINKRVPRVYVE; this is encoded by the coding sequence ATGCGAGCTACACGAGCAATTATCCATCTTGAGCGACTTAAGGCAAATCTTGCTGAAATTCGAAAAAAAATTGGGCCAAAAACGGCGATTTGTATTCCGGTAAAGGCCGATGCCTATGGACATGGGGCGGTAAGGATCGGTATTGCAGCTATTAAAGCAGGAGCAAAATTCCTTGCGGTCGCTTCTGTACAGGAAGGAATTGAATTACGGGAAGCGGGGATAGTGGCCCCTATCCTGCTTTTTTCCCTCCCCATTCCTGAAGAATTGGAGGATGTGGTCCGATATCACATTACTCCCCTCGTACCAGATACAGAATTTGCTCATTTGGTCGGGAAAACTGCGGAACGGCTTGGTGAAATACTTCCGGTACATATTAAAATTGATACTGGAATGGGACGGATTGGATGTCGTCCGGAAAATATTTTGGATCTGGTTGAGGTGATAACATCCTATCCATCACTTCATTGGGAAGGAACTGCTACACATCTCTCCGTGGCTGATTCTCTCGATACCGATGATCGGGCCTACACACAAAAGCAGCTTCAGCGATTCTCAGATGCTGTGGATGCATTGTGTCAGCATGGTTATAAACCGGGAATCCTTCATGCGGCAAATTCCGGAGCGGTAGTTCTTCATGAAAATTCCTATTTTGATATGGTACGGCCGGGTCTGTTAGCCTATGGTTATCCTCCCATTCCAGAATTAGCAAAGACAGTACCTGTACAACCAGTAATGGAACTGCAAACCCATGTGGTTTTTATGAAGAAGGTATATCCGGGAGAAGCCATTTCCTATGGCCGGAAATGGCAAGCGTCACAGGAAACCGTTATCGGAACACTTCCTATTGGGTATGCCGATGGACTTCCCCGGCGGCTTTCAGGGAAATTATCCCTGTCTATAGGAGGTAGGCGGTATCCTTTAGTTGGACGAATTTGCATGGATCAGTGTATGATAGACCTTGGAATGGATAGTCCTGTTAGGCGTTGGGAACCGGTGACTGTGTTTGGTGGAACCGAAGCGGATCCTACCGCCGCAGAACTGTCAGAACTTTTGGGGACTATCCCTTATGAGATCACCTGTGGGATCAACAAACGGGTCCCGCGGGTCTATGTAGAATAA